A window of the Hevea brasiliensis isolate MT/VB/25A 57/8 chromosome 6, ASM3005281v1, whole genome shotgun sequence genome harbors these coding sequences:
- the LOC110673098 gene encoding uncharacterized protein LOC110673098: MKKSPVYPNYDTSDYGGYDFDPQVDFTQFLEEARQHARQMNLQTSLPHAEKAGIIRTGEEKKNKKSWKKSLLKWWKSENKRSEARTEPANSSHSSNPRKGHVSGPIHGSSRAVDTKHRRQTSGPLANLFNPTKKRGNEIPYMCLDQLNNPHGDKAYGPVYLVT, translated from the exons ATGAAGAAATCTCCGGTATACCCAAACTATGACACGAGTGATTATGGTGGCTATGACTTTGATCCTCAAGTGGATTTTACGCAG TTCTTGGAAGAAGCAAGGCAGCATGCAAGACAAATGAATCTCCAGACCTCACTGCCGCATGCTGAAAAAGCTGGAATAATAAGAACAGgagaagagaaaaagaacaaaAAATCCTGGAAAAAGTCTCTTCTCAAATGGTGGAAATCTGAAAATAAAAGGAGTGAGGCTCGCACAGAACCTGCAAATAGCTCTCATAGTTCGAATCCAAGAAAGGGACATGTTTCTGGTCCAATACATGGGAGCAGCAGGGCTGTTGACACAAAGCACCGACGACAGACATCTGGGCCACTTGCTAACCTGTTCAATCCTACAAAGAAAAGAGGGAATGAGATACCATACATGTGCCTTGATCAACTTAACAATCCTCACGGTGACAAAGCCTATGGACCTGTTTACTTGGTGACATAA